ACGATCAAGGACACCGACATCCGCGGGTTGCTGGAAAACCTGCTGCAGCTCCTGCAGCATGAAATCGAAGACAAGCGCATCGGCGTCAGCCTGACCTGTCCACCGTCCGCCCGGCACTGCCAGAGCGATCCCCGGGCCTTGCACCAGGTGCTGCTGCAAATCATCGGCAATGCCATCAACGCCCTGGCCGGACAAAAAGATCCGCGCATCGACATCCGGGTCGAAACATCCGGGCGGCATGTTCACATCTCCATCGCCGACAACGGCTGCGGCATCGCCGATGAAAAGAAAAATGAACTTTTCCTGCCCTTCTTCACCACCAAGCCGCGCGGCATCGGGCTGGGCCTGACCATCGCCAGGCGATTGCTAACCCATATGAACGGCACCATCGACATCACCAGCCAGCAGCACCGGGGCACGGGAGTGCTCATTTTGCTGCCGGGGCTTTCCGATCATGAAAGCTGAATTCGCCAGGCACGTCGTTCTGATCATCGATGATGACCGCCTGCTCTGTGAAATGACGCGCGAATTCCTGGCCAGCGACACGCTGGAGGTCCTGATCGCCCACAGCGGCCAGGAGGGCTTGCAGACCTGCGCCAGCCACCATGTCGACGTCGTGCTGCTCGACCAGAAGCTTCCCGACGGCGAAGGCAGCAGCCTGTGCCGACAGATCATCGCTCATTCGGAAACAGCCAAGATCATTTTCATCACGGCCTTTCCCAGTTTTAAAAATGCCCTGCAGGCCATCGAGAACGGGGCCTTCTCCTACCTGACCAAGCCGTTCGACCTAAAGGAGCTGAAGCTATCCATCGACAAGTGCCTGCGGGTGAACGAATTGGAAAAGGCCGAGGAGAGCATCCATTACCAGAACGACCGCAGCCAGGGCGGAGCGGCCCTGATCGGAAAAACCGGCAGCCTGGCGCCGATCATGGAACTCGTCCGCGCCGCGGCCGAAACCCCTGCGCCGGTCCTGATCACCGGCGAAACCGGCAGCGGCAAAAGCCTGGTGGCCCGGCTCATCCACCAGCAAAGCCGGCGCCGCGGCCCTTTCATGGCCATCAACTGCGCCGCTTTGCCGGAGAACCTGATCGAGAGCGAGCTCTTCGGCCACGAGAAAGGGGCATTCTCCGGGGCGCACGCGCTCAAGAAGGGCTTGCTGGAGATTGCCGAGAA
The window above is part of the Candidatus Aminicenantes bacterium genome. Proteins encoded here:
- a CDS encoding HAMP domain-containing sensor histidine kinase, which encodes YPEANGLHWILASEISEKTKTQKIAENKKLMDMLDYTFFNLTHELGNPVNSIKMTLEVLINNFNRYNEETRREYLDSLHGEVSRLEDLLKSIKSLNLYEQLTIKDTDIRGLLENLLQLLQHEIEDKRIGVSLTCPPSARHCQSDPRALHQVLLQIIGNAINALAGQKDPRIDIRVETSGRHVHISIADNGCGIADEKKNELFLPFFTTKPRGIGLGLTIARRLLTHMNGTIDITSQQHRGTGVLILLPGLSDHES
- a CDS encoding sigma-54 dependent transcriptional regulator, producing the protein MKAEFARHVVLIIDDDRLLCEMTREFLASDTLEVLIAHSGQEGLQTCASHHVDVVLLDQKLPDGEGSSLCRQIIAHSETAKIIFITAFPSFKNALQAIENGAFSYLTKPFDLKELKLSIDKCLRVNELEKAEESIHYQNDRSQGGAALIGKTGSLAPIMELVRAAAETPAPVLITGETGSGKSLVARLIHQQSRRRGPFMAINCAALPENLIESELFGHEKGAFSGAHALKKGLLEIAENGTILLDEIGEMSSHLQAKLLGVLDEMQIRRIGGVVFHPIHVRILAATNIALEERIKRKEFRQDLFYRLNVIRIHLPPLRERGQDIPHLARAFLAEIAPHRKLTLAAAELQKLAAYSWPGNVRELRNVIERAILQSTSEGTLQLAALIPELPGADGTTAAAKTEGNILPLAEIELQHIEATLARLDRNLTRTAKALGISLNTLKKKLTAGNSR